A region from the Andrena cerasifolii isolate SP2316 chromosome 11, iyAndCera1_principal, whole genome shotgun sequence genome encodes:
- the LOC143374932 gene encoding cyclin-L1-like isoform X1 codes for MSNTKENSTAPAKNTTAGNVKPYGKIVLTLQNCLLPEEKLNSTPSHLDGLDAETETDLRILGCELIQTAGILLKLPQVAMATGQVIFQRFYYSKSLVRHNMETTAMGCVCLASKIEEAPRRIRDVINVFNHIKQVSSQKPIQPVILDQNYVALKNQVIKSERRVLKELGFCVHVKHPHKIIVMYLQVLGYEKNRALMQQCWNYMNDSLRSDVFLRYQPETVACACVYLGARQLQLPLPTSPAWFSLFKVNESAIRDVCRRILRLYYRPRVKPEQLEKRVEELRRQYEEARTKARGGDVDSHTPSPPLPKHHNAWGGFISRSGTHAAPERTKSPRRSKSPSTSPSRGEGTKHSKRKKHSRSRSRSHSHGRSRKPKKAQRRRSGSHKSSRSRYRSRSRSRDRDVEKSSKHRSKHRRH; via the exons ATGAGCAATACGAAGGAGAATTCCACGGCCCCGGCGAAAAATACAACCGCAGGAAACGTAAAGCCGTACGGGAAGATTGTGTTAACGTTACAAAATTGTCTTTTACCAGAGGAGAAGCTTAATTCAACGCCGTCGCATTTAGACGGGCTGGACGCGGAAACTGAAACGGATTTACGAATACTAGGATGCGAACTGATACAGACGGCCGGTATTTTATTGAAGTTGCCGCAG GTCGCAATGGCCACAGGACAAGTAATATTTCAACGATTTTATTACAGTAAATCGTTAGTTAGGCATAATATGGAAACAACTGCAATGGGTTGTGTTTGTTTAGCTAGTAAAATTGAGGAGGCACCTAGACGCATCAGGGATGTCATTAACGTTTTCAATCATATAAAGCAAGTCTCCAGTCAAAA GCCAATACAACCAGTAATATTGGACCAGAATTATGTTGCTTTGAAGAACCAAGTAATTAAATCAGAGAGGAGGGTCTTGAAGGAACTAGGTTTTTGTGTTCACGTGAAACACCCTCACAAAATTATTGTCATGTACTTGCAAGTGCTGGGATACGAAAAGAATCGGGCATTGATGCAACAGTGTTGGAACTACATGAACGACTCGTTAAGGTCTGATGTATTTTTAAGATATCAACCGGAGACGGTCGCCTGTGCGTGCGTCTATTTGGGAGCTAGGCAACTTCAACTCCCGCTACCCACATCACCCGCCTGGTTTTCCCTGTTTAAAGTCAACGAATCCGCGATCAGAGACGTTTGCCGTCGTATATTACGACTTTATTACCGACCTCGCGTTAAGCCGGAACAATTAGAGAAACGCGTGGAAGAACTTCGTCGCCAGTACGAAGAAGCAAGAACGAAAGCAAGAGGTGGAGACGTTGATAGTCACACGCCAAGTCCGCCGCTGCCTAAGCATCATAACGCCTGGGGAGGATTTATTAGCCGTAGTGGTACACACGCGGCACCCGAGAGAACAAAATCTCCTAG GCGCTCAAAATCTCCGAGTACTTCGCCGTCCAGGGGTGAAGGAACGAAGCATTCcaaaagaaagaaacacagtAGAAGCAGATCTCGAAGCCATAGTCACGGACGATCACGGAAACCAAAAAAAGCACAAAGGAGGCGATCCGGGAGTCATAAATCGTCACGCAGTCGTTATAGATCGCGTAGTCGGTCACGGGATAGAGACGTAGAAAAGTCAAGTAAACATCGCAGTAAACACAGACGACATTGA
- the LOC143374932 gene encoding cyclin-L1-like isoform X2, translated as MRTDTDGRYFIEVAAGRNGHRTTSKIEEAPRRIRDVINVFNHIKQVSSQKPIQPVILDQNYVALKNQVIKSERRVLKELGFCVHVKHPHKIIVMYLQVLGYEKNRALMQQCWNYMNDSLRSDVFLRYQPETVACACVYLGARQLQLPLPTSPAWFSLFKVNESAIRDVCRRILRLYYRPRVKPEQLEKRVEELRRQYEEARTKARGGDVDSHTPSPPLPKHHNAWGGFISRSGTHAAPERTKSPRRSKSPSTSPSRGEGTKHSKRKKHSRSRSRSHSHGRSRKPKKAQRRRSGSHKSSRSRYRSRSRSRDRDVEKSSKHRSKHRRH; from the exons ATGCGAACTGATACAGACGGCCGGTATTTTATTGAAGTTGCCGCAG GTCGCAATGGCCACAGGACAA CTAGTAAAATTGAGGAGGCACCTAGACGCATCAGGGATGTCATTAACGTTTTCAATCATATAAAGCAAGTCTCCAGTCAAAA GCCAATACAACCAGTAATATTGGACCAGAATTATGTTGCTTTGAAGAACCAAGTAATTAAATCAGAGAGGAGGGTCTTGAAGGAACTAGGTTTTTGTGTTCACGTGAAACACCCTCACAAAATTATTGTCATGTACTTGCAAGTGCTGGGATACGAAAAGAATCGGGCATTGATGCAACAGTGTTGGAACTACATGAACGACTCGTTAAGGTCTGATGTATTTTTAAGATATCAACCGGAGACGGTCGCCTGTGCGTGCGTCTATTTGGGAGCTAGGCAACTTCAACTCCCGCTACCCACATCACCCGCCTGGTTTTCCCTGTTTAAAGTCAACGAATCCGCGATCAGAGACGTTTGCCGTCGTATATTACGACTTTATTACCGACCTCGCGTTAAGCCGGAACAATTAGAGAAACGCGTGGAAGAACTTCGTCGCCAGTACGAAGAAGCAAGAACGAAAGCAAGAGGTGGAGACGTTGATAGTCACACGCCAAGTCCGCCGCTGCCTAAGCATCATAACGCCTGGGGAGGATTTATTAGCCGTAGTGGTACACACGCGGCACCCGAGAGAACAAAATCTCCTAG GCGCTCAAAATCTCCGAGTACTTCGCCGTCCAGGGGTGAAGGAACGAAGCATTCcaaaagaaagaaacacagtAGAAGCAGATCTCGAAGCCATAGTCACGGACGATCACGGAAACCAAAAAAAGCACAAAGGAGGCGATCCGGGAGTCATAAATCGTCACGCAGTCGTTATAGATCGCGTAGTCGGTCACGGGATAGAGACGTAGAAAAGTCAAGTAAACATCGCAGTAAACACAGACGACATTGA
- the LOC143374931 gene encoding uncharacterized protein LOC143374931, which translates to MSGVGKRAYLREVNPYLICPLCRGYLIDATTVVECLHSFCRSCILKHLNTEAHCPSCKHVLNKAKPNIKADKALQDIVYKLVPGLYHKEMRKRREFYKRHPEHADFATPEQRGEDVSGRLIFAPEDAVSLSLEYLPPGADPLTILLSTNDEMSNSNGPSNQISSSSNNNNHSTNTTSNRRYLQCPALVTIAHLKKFLALKYSVDMTRYTIEICHRRAPLPEHWTLMDVAYIYAWKRNAPMRFFYRVALEEQRLEAPPHDRPSTPGLGASLPPVDASVATRDNTGTGESQNDAESRSKVEHAKDQEEGHPVENQNEVSSEKSSKEQKPSTEAKKEEPLNCVTTLTSVTSTTASIAPTNTTTTPVTNTAAPAAPSNESGKQIKTPIKILKNPDGKYEVLRSPSATWNSKEQGAAGTEAKPSSPEFSVVSIGSGQNSNGVKITLKQCTPTNETSPKKPTVISNVLLNCGQMDKDSSSALIVQQLQRDREKQEKQRRRVTFVERPSPEKASSALKTTLKRSGELQEKKQFLQGFQLAARETLLDAQLDPSPKASEATSSESNDARSKSNSATKKEQENVVSEASSNADGQSKGNTENAGVNARGNAVNASKRVTTMSGISGNTRVTASKQCSDVDSRGFGYGKSSSAPVNVNANTNHAKVDVYTFSNDPPVVPAGAVKRKCPPGLPIFDVKRKKQQQHTPKKPQPIAPVPPPLPPASPVQSNVKLPRKIATEHVIPVKRAANMMGEAGPSRIPTVQSSKPPTSPVLSHDTRNILDGCGLNIPASLSITLTDPKSPGSNGGFIEPSDPKDNRKSTLGKVSPSITLNDRSVDPRVLKALKAGQIRITVPPKPRQTKQPEREVSQQRQTPHGKRKREQESREILDLSGGKKVDMHPLRIPQPVSKLKAKPSVRVHNVSNITDPGQVVTLMGGHRYYRAPPGSLTPAAHRVNDCPMPTPSRAPVYAPGLSSPISSSRANTNLSSVFPSLQSLYALSQAPNLQQFQMDARLRLPPRPTEANSSGIGNTDNRGMNSNVPGKSHLAAQCAPVKPARSSVAPLAVPITKQQQSNERSPSTCLNRPLEANKTPVFRSNEALDSTDAAQQLSVQTKYPSTAEPSNRYSPRSSTNGGGNSEEKASAEVARDSNLEGSNDSRKEPDNSRQTPHREAASPRVSSTASPSPPPGDTAANTTSESAASRSDSVNAASNGIDNDVPAPSPTKSNAGAEVSSSKSPASPDSSSVTIESPSTKGCSTVEQGFPSPSEGSKSSETSTKTDSGAVEDSTNDSEKKASFKQPDAKQLTSEMFQKRLLAAFPSNEWANNPIAAEHLGNFLKSLNASMKTSETKLETIAAEKIESQTVCNDTAHLNNEASSKSRTDVAERS; encoded by the exons ATGTCGGGCGTGGGCAAGAGAGCGTACCTCCGCGAGGTGAATCCCTATCTCATTTGCCCCCTGTGCAGAGGGTACCTCATAGACGCGACCACCGTCGTCGAGTGTTTGCATTCGT TCTGCAGGAGCTGCATATTGAAACACCTCAATACCGAGGCCCACTGCCCCTCCTGCAAGCATGTGCTCAACAAAGCGAAGCCGAACATCAA AGCTGACAAGGCGCTGCAAGATATCGTTTACAAGCTGGTCCCTGGTTTGTACCACAAGGAGATGCGCAAGAGAAGGGAGTTCTACAAGAGGCACCCGGAGCATG CGGACTTCGCGACTCCGGAGCAGCGAGGAGAAGACGTGAGCGGGAGATTGATCTTTGCCCCAGAGGACGCAGTGAGTTTGAGTTTGGAGTACCTTCCACCTGGAGCGGATCCCCTGACCATTCTACTCAGCACTAACGACGAGATGAGCAATTCAAACGGACCCAGTAACCAAATTAGCAGTAGTAGTAATAACAACAACCACAGCACGAACACGACGAGCAACAGGCGGTACCTACAGTGTCCCGCCCTGGTGACCATCGCCCACTTGAAGAAATTCCTAGCTCTCAAGTACAGCGTCGACATGACGAGGTACACGATCGAGATTTGCCATCGACGTGCCCCTCTCCCGGAGCACTGGACGCTCATGGACGTCGCTTACATTTACGCGTGGAAAAGG AACGCGCCAATGCGATTCTTCTACCGAGTGGCGTTAGAGGAGCAGAGATTAGAGGCGCCACCGCACGACAGGCCTTCCACGCCCGGTTTGGGTGCGAGTTTGCCTCCAGTGGATGCCAGCGTTGCCACGAGGGACAACACCGGCACAGGGGAGTCGCAGAACGATGCGGAATCCAGGTCGAAAGTCGAGCATGCGAAAGACCAGGAAGAGGGGCACCCGGTGGAGAACCAGAATGAAGTTTCTAGCGAGAAATCTTCGAAGGAACAGAAGCCCTCAACGGAAGCCAAGAAAGAAGAGCCACTGAACTGCGTGACGACGTTGACGTCCGTCACGTCGACGACTGCTTCGATCGCGCCGACCAACACGACGACGACACCGGTGACCAACACCGCAGCGCCGGCTGCGCCGAGTAACGAGTCCGGCAAGCAGATAAAAACGCCCATTAAGATACTGAAGAACCCGGATGGGAAGTACGAGGTGCTTAGAAGCCCGTCTGCCACGTGGAACTCGAAGGAACAGGGCGCCGCGGGCACGGAAGCCAAGCCCTCTAGCCCGGAATTCAGCGTGGTCAGCATAGGAAGCGGGCAGAACTCGAATGGGGTGAAGATCACGTTGAAGCAGTGCACACCGACGAATGAGACCAGCCCGAAGAAGCCCACGGTCATCAGCAACGTCCTTCTGAACTGCGGCCAGATGGACAAGGATTCCTCGAGCGCGTTAATCGTGCAGCAGCTTCAGAGAGACAGGGAGAAGCAGGAGAAACAGAGGCGCAGAGTCACGTTCGTGGAGCGACCCTCGCCAGAGAAGGCGAGCAGTGCGTTGAAAACGACGTTGAAGAGGTCTGGGGAGCTGCAGGAGAAAAAGCAGTTCCTTCAAGGCTTCCAACTAGCCGCCAGGGAGACGCTGCTAGATGCGCAGTTAGATCCTAGCCCCAAAGCGAGCGAGGCTACCAGCAGCGAGTCGAATGATGCTCGAAGTAAGAGCAATAGCGCGACGAAGAAGGAACAGGAGAACGTTGTGTCCGAGGCTTCGAGTAACGCAGACGGGCAGAGCAAGGGCAATACTGAGAATGCTGGTGTAAATGCAAGAGGAAATGCTGTTAATGCGAGTAAACGAGTTACTACGATGAGCGGAATTAGCGGCAATACGCGAGTGACCGCGAGCAAACAGTGCAGTGACGTGGATAGCCGTGGGTTCGGTTATGGGAAGAGTTCAAGCGCGCCGGTGAACGTCAACGCGAACACTAATCACGCGAAGGTCGACGTGTATACGTTTTCTAACGATCCGCCAGTGGTTCCAGCGGGAGCAGTGAAAAGAAAGTGCCCGCCAGGGTTACCGATCTTCGATGTGAAGCGGAAGAAACAGCAACAACACACTCCCAAGAAGCCACAGCCAATCGCACCTGTCCCTCCTCCACTGCCACCGGCAAGCCCCGTGCAGAGTAACGTGAAGTTACCGCGGAAGATCGCGACTGAACACGTCATCCCTGTCAAGAGAGCTGCGAACATGATGGGAGAGGCTGGGCCTAGTCGGATCCCAACGGTGCAAAGCTCGAAGCCACCGACTAGCCCAGTTCTTTCGCACGATACGAGGAACATCCTGGATGGCTGTGGGCTGAACATCCCCGCCAGCCTCAGCATCACCCTCACCGACCCCAAATCTCCAGGAAGCAACGGCGGTTTCATCGAGCCCAGCGACCCCAAAGACAATAGGAAGAGTACTCTGGGTAAAGTGAGTCCCAGCATCACTCTGAACGACAGATCTGTGGACCCGCGAGTGCTGAAGGCGCTAAAGGCTGGGCAGATAAGGATAACAGTGCCGCCCAAGCCCAGGCAGACCAAGCAGCCGGAGCGAGAGGTTTCTCAGCAGCGACAGACGCCTCACGGGAAGCGGAAAAGGGAGCAGGAGTCCAGGGAGATCTTGGACCTCAGTGGAGGGAAGAAAGTGGACATGCATCCGTTGAGAATACCGCAACCAGTCTCCAAGCTGAAGGCGAAGCCGTCGGTGAGAGTGCACAACGTGTCGAACATCACGGATCCAGGGCAAGTGGTGACTTTGATGGGTGGCCACAGGTACTACAGAGCACCCCCTGGTTCCTTAACCCCAGCAGCGCACCGAGTCAATGACTGCCCAATGCCAACCCCGTCGCGTGCTCCAGTCTATGCACCTGGACTTTCGAGCCCCATAAGCAGCAGCCGAGCCAACACCAATCTATCTTCCGTTTTCCCAAGTCTACAGAGTCTGTACGCCCTGAGCCAAGCACCGAACCTCCAACAGTTCCAAATGGACGCCAGGTTGAGGCTACCACCTCGACCAACCGAGGCTAATTCCTCCGGCATTGGTAACACCGACAACCGCGGTATGAATAGCAACGTTCCTGGAAAGAGTCACCTAGCTGCACAGTGTGCACCAGTGAAGCCAGCCAGATCGTCGGTCGCTCCCTTGGCGGTCCCCATTACCAAGCAGCAGCAATCCAACGAGAGATCTCCGTCTACCTGCTTGAACCGACCCCTCGAGGCGAACAAGACGCCTGTGTTTCGCAGCAACGAGGCACTGGACTCTACCGACGCTGCTCAACAATTGTCCGTCCAAACCAAGTACCCATCGACCGCGGAACCAAGCAACCGGTACTCCCCACGAAGCAGTACCAACGGTGGCGGCAACAGCGAGGAGAAAGCGTCCGCCGAGGTGGCTCGCGATTCCAACTTGGAGGGGAGCAACGATTCCAGAAAGGAGCCCGATAATTCCCGTCAGACTCCTCACCGCGAGGCAGCTAGCCCCAGAGTGTCTTCCACAGCTTCCCCGTCGCCACCTCCAGGGGACACTGCCGCGAACACGACCAGCGAGAGCGCTGCAAGTCGCAGCGATAGCGTGAACGCTGCTTCGAATGGGATCGACAACGATGTGCCTGCGCCAAGCCCGACGAAGAGCAACGCTGGCGCCGAAGTGTCCAGTAGCAAGTCACCTGCCAGTCCGGACTCTAGCTCGGTAACGATTGAAAGCCCTTCTACCAAGGGTTGCTCCACGGTGGAGCAAGGCTTCCCGTCTCCCTCGGAGGGATCGAAGTCTTCTGAGACCTCGACGAAGACCGACAGCGGTGCCGTCGAGGACTCGACGAACGATAGCGAGAAGAAAGCTTCCTTCAAGCAGCCCGACGCGAAACAATTGACGTCGGAGATGTTTCAGAAGAGGCTATTAGCCGCGTTCCCCTCTAACGAGTGGGCGAACAACCCAATAGCCGCTGAACATTTGGGCAACTTCCTGAAGAGCCTGAACGCGTCGATGAAAACGTCGGAGACTAAACTAGAGACCATTGCAGCGGAGAAGATTGAGAGCCAGACGGTGTGCAACGACACGGCGCATTTGAATAACGAGGCCTCGTCCAAGTCTCGAACAGACGTAGCTGAACGATCTTAA